A single Dunckerocampus dactyliophorus isolate RoL2022-P2 chromosome 2, RoL_Ddac_1.1, whole genome shotgun sequence DNA region contains:
- the cdc42ep1a gene encoding cdc42 effector protein 1, producing the protein MNLQEKLSGLKGLVTHSHSKRRFKGDLTVDMISPPLGDFRHTMHVGRGGDVFGDTSFLSNHGGAANGGNGEMNSMSTPDNKLGAFFSRKLQQIRRGSDNRPREVTKDASLPPPPISPIIKNAVSLPRLDVDIYNGSPTTKVLFPSSQSTPGERKSSYGLESGFVTLPRLSRSERQQPSISSPTPYSSNEYRGSLTDPTDGILSTCSTTDPKSTVYSASLASLASLDTFNFDLGPSLMSEVFGLLDGHPDGDGPAWEREDMGSAWGLTNEGSEMDSATISYVDSLLREDCAGGKSPHAAEWDDDNVEVNGTVMCGRLADTPRGGSPERARPGVRMESERFQSAADVLARHYGGQGLWKGHGRMEAADSELRGAGQLKKKVTSSYTDDEDDEIKV; encoded by the exons ATGAATCTTCAAGAAAAGCTCTCGGGCCTAAAAGGTCTGGTCACACACTCTCACAGCAAACGTCGCTTTAAAGGTGACCTCACGGTGGACATGATCAGCCCCCCTCTGGGAGACTTTCGCCACACGATGCACGTTGGCCGCGGCGGTGACGTGTTCGGGGACACCTCCTTCCTCAGCAACCATGGCGGCGCAGCCAATGGGGGCAATGGAGAAATGAATTCTATGTCCACACCGGACAACAAACTTGGAGCGTTTTTCTCCAGGAAACTGCAACAAATTCGGAGGGGCTCTGACAACCGACCCAGGGAGGTAACCAAGGATGCATCACTGCCACCACCGCCCATTTCTCCAATCATCAAGAATGCCGTCTCCCTCCCAAGGCTGGACGTAGACATCTATAACGGGAGTCCCACCACTAAGGTGCTCTTTCCAAGTTCCCAAAGCACGCCAGGGGAGAGGAAAAGTTCTTATG GTTTGGAGTCTGGTTTTGTCACACTTCCTCGCCTGTCCCGCTCCGAGCGGCAGCAGCCCTCTATCTCCAGCCCCACCCCTTACTCCTCCAACGAGTACCGCGGCTCTCTGACCGACCCCACCGATGGCATCTTATCCACCTGCTCTACCACCGACCCCAAATCCACCGTCTACTCTGCCTCCCTGGCGTCCCTGGCCTCCCTGGACACCTTTAACTTTGACCTGGGCCCCTCCCTCATGAGCGAGGTTTTTGGCTTGCTCGACGGCCACCCCGATGGAGATGGTCCCGCCTGGGAGAGAGAGGACATGGGGTCGGCGTGGGGGCTCACCAACGAGGGATCGGAGATGGACTCGGCCACTATCTCCTACGTGGACTCCCTGCTGAGAGAGGACTGCGCAGGCGGGAAGAGTCCGCACGCCGCAGAATGGGATGACGACAATGTGGAGGTGAACGGAACGGTGATGTGTGGGAGACTAGCAGATACGCCGAGGGGAGGGTCACCTGAGCGAGCGAGGCCAGGCGTGAGAATGGAGAGCGAGCGCTTCCAGAGTGCCGCTGATGTGCTCGCACGCCATTATGGAGGTCAAGGCCTCTGGAAGGGACACGGCAGGATGGAGGCGGCTGATTCAGAGCTGAGGGGCGCGGGGCAGCTAAAGAAGAAAGTAACCAGCAGCTACAcagatgatgaagatgatgaaatCAAAGTCTAA